The Hyalangium minutum genome has a segment encoding these proteins:
- the def gene encoding peptide deformylase produces MKGTILKIVQAGDPVLRQQARDLTPEEISSPEVKALIERMRDTMRDTPGVGLAAPQVGVSLRLVVVEDRAEYQAGLSPEELALRERKPVPFHVLINPRLVVEDPTPAEFYEGCLSASGYAALVRRASGVRVEALDENGKPVSISARGWYARILQHEVDHLEGTLYLDRMETRSFTTAENQRRYWAGRTTAQVREALGLQNPSK; encoded by the coding sequence ATGAAGGGAACCATCCTGAAGATCGTCCAGGCAGGAGACCCGGTGCTGCGGCAGCAGGCCCGGGACCTGACTCCCGAGGAGATCTCCAGCCCCGAGGTGAAGGCGCTCATCGAGCGCATGCGCGACACGATGCGCGACACCCCCGGCGTGGGGCTGGCCGCGCCGCAGGTGGGCGTGAGCCTGCGGCTGGTGGTGGTGGAGGACCGGGCCGAGTACCAGGCGGGGCTCTCGCCTGAGGAACTGGCCCTGCGCGAGCGCAAGCCAGTGCCCTTCCACGTCCTCATCAACCCACGGCTGGTGGTGGAGGACCCGACCCCCGCGGAGTTCTACGAGGGGTGCCTGAGCGCGAGCGGCTACGCGGCCCTGGTCCGGCGTGCGAGCGGCGTGCGCGTGGAGGCCCTGGATGAGAATGGGAAGCCCGTCTCCATCTCGGCCCGAGGCTGGTACGCCCGCATCCTCCAGCACGAGGTGGATCACCTGGAGGGCACGCTCTACCTGGACCGGATGGAGACGCGCAGCTTCACCACGGCCGAGAACCAGCGCCGCTACTGGGCCGGGCGCACCACGGCGCAGGTCCGCGAGGCGCTCGGGCTGCAGAACCCCTCGAAGTAA